The Cyprinus carpio isolate SPL01 chromosome B17, ASM1834038v1, whole genome shotgun sequence genome has a window encoding:
- the rtn4ip1 gene encoding reticulon-4-interacting protein 1 homolog, mitochondrial, translating into MLMCKRWLVCSLKGQYRSLSFSASRRSVMTAWVIDKYGKNEVLRFTKNAALPIIHYPNEVIVKVHAASVNPLDISMRGGYGAATMAMKRDPLNINQSGSEFPLVLGRDVSGEIMECGLDVNYFKPGDQVWAAIPPWKQGSLAEFVALSANEVSHKPKSLRHVEAASIPYVAATAWSVIVNTGGLNKDNSSKKRVLILGGSGGVGTLAVQMVKAWGAHVTVTCSQNAERLVRDLGADDVVDYTAGPVEKQLQTLQKFDLILDNIGGETEKWALDLLKPWNGAKYVTLVTPFLHNTDRLGLADGMMQSGVTIGCKVLKHLRKGVHYRWGFFAPSGPTLDEISEMVDAGKVRPVVEEVFSFAQVPQAFQKVEQGHARGKTVVSIVEDQKE; encoded by the exons ATGCTCATGTGTAAACGGTGGTTGGTGTGCTCGCTGAAGGGTCAGTATAGGAGTCTGAGTTTCTCAGCCTCCCGCAGGAGTGTTATGACCGCATGGGTCATCGACAAATACGGGAAAAACGAGGTGTTGAGATTCACCAAGAACGCAGCGCTTCCGATCATCCACTATCCCAATGAAGTGATCGTGAAGGTGCACGCGGCGAGTGTGAACCCCCTCGACATCAGTATGAGGG GTGGTTATGGAGCAGCTACTATGGCCATGAAACGTGACCCACTGAACATAAACCAGTCAGGCAGTGAGTTTCCTCTAGTCCTGGGGCGTGATGTATCCGGAGAGATCATGGAATGTGGGCTAGACGTGAACTACTTTAAACCAGGAGATCAG GTGTGGGCCGCTATCCCTCCGTGGAAGCAGGGCAGCCTGGCAGAGTTTGTAGCTCTCAGTGCCAATGAG GTGTCACATAAGCCCAAATCACTGAGGCATGTTGAAGCAGCATCCATCCCGTATGTGGCAGCAACAGCCTGGTCTGTCATCGTCAATACTGGTGGTCTGAATAAAGACAACAGTTCTAAGAAACG CGTTCTTATACTGGGAGGATCAGGAGGAGTGGGAACCTTAGCTGTACAG ATGGTAAAGGCCTGGGGTGCCCATGTGACTGTAACATGTTCCCAGAATGCCGAGCGTCTGGTGAGAGATCTGGGTGCTGATGATGTCGTGGACTACACTGCTGGACCAGTCGAAAAACAACTACAGACATTACAAAA gtttgatttgattttagaCAATATTGGGGGTGAAACTGAGAAATGGGCACTAGATCTTCTGAAACCCTGGAATGGTGCTAAATACGTTACTCTAGTAACACCGTTCCTGCATAACACAGACCGACTGGGCCTCGCAGATGGAATGATGCAGTCGGGAGTCACCATAGGATGCAAAGTGCTAAAG CACCTCAGGAAAGGAGTGCACTACCGCTGGGGTTTCTTTGCTCCAAGCGGCCCTACGCTGGATGAGATTAGCGAAATGGTTGATGCTGGAAAG GTCCGTCCTGTGGTGGAGGAAGTGTTCTCATTTGCTCAAGTGCCCCAAGCCTTTCAGAAAGTAGAGCAGGGTCATGCTCGTGGCAAAACTGTGGTTTCCATCGTTGAGGACCAAAAAGAGTAA